One genomic window of Prochlorococcus marinus str. NATL2A includes the following:
- a CDS encoding chlorophyll a/b-binding protein encodes MNSNTEKAQESESTEPETTDSEIKNLSPSATTNDIPEFGWSGYAERINGRFAMIGLLAVLLVEALSKISFLEWAGIISQ; translated from the coding sequence ATGAACTCAAATACTGAAAAAGCCCAAGAAAGTGAGTCAACTGAGCCAGAAACAACTGATTCAGAAATTAAAAATCTTTCACCTAGCGCAACCACAAATGATATTCCTGAATTTGGCTGGAGTGGCTATGCAGAGAGAATAAATGGAAGATTTGCAATGATAGGTCTTTTGGCAGTTCTACTTGTTGAAGCACTTAGCAAAATCTCTTTTCTGGAATGGGCTGGAATAATTAGTCAATAA
- a CDS encoding PRC-barrel domain-containing protein: MTNTQAPQESTSAVPSDRLWLRSELMGTQVITRDTGRRLGLVGEVVVDIDRREVVALGLRDNPLTRFLPGLPRWLPLDQIRQVGDVILVDTIDSLSENFVPERFNKVINCQVITESGDQLGRVLGFSFDIETGELLTLVMGALGVPLLGEGVLSTWEMPVDEIVSSGPDRIIVYEGAEEKLKQLNSGFLEKLGVGNSGWEESERERYRVNLVPVENQLTSGESVNDDQRLLEQSQEIFEEEEMEYVELQDSEEQQYNKELRYLDEPNQSSIYSEIDEDVVNYSESNFKKRTDDFQAKFSSKNTKNKSKIIRDEEPMDVEPLEDLTINNSQDMISNDNQLIDIEDPW, translated from the coding sequence AATCAACATCTGCTGTCCCCAGTGACAGATTATGGCTTCGTTCTGAGTTGATGGGGACTCAGGTTATTACACGTGATACTGGACGCAGGTTGGGGCTTGTAGGAGAAGTTGTTGTTGATATTGATCGCAGAGAGGTTGTTGCTTTGGGACTACGAGATAATCCCTTAACACGTTTTTTACCTGGCTTGCCAAGATGGCTTCCTCTTGATCAGATCCGTCAAGTAGGTGATGTGATTTTAGTTGATACGATTGATTCTTTAAGCGAAAACTTTGTTCCTGAAAGATTCAATAAAGTTATCAATTGCCAAGTTATTACTGAATCTGGAGATCAGTTGGGGAGAGTACTTGGATTTTCTTTTGATATTGAAACTGGAGAATTACTTACTTTAGTTATGGGAGCATTAGGCGTACCTTTATTAGGCGAAGGGGTTTTAAGTACTTGGGAGATGCCTGTTGATGAAATTGTTAGCAGTGGACCAGATCGAATAATTGTTTATGAGGGAGCTGAGGAGAAATTAAAACAATTAAACAGTGGTTTCCTTGAAAAGCTTGGTGTAGGTAATTCGGGTTGGGAAGAAAGCGAACGAGAACGTTATAGAGTTAATCTTGTCCCAGTTGAAAATCAATTAACCTCTGGCGAGAGTGTCAATGATGATCAAAGACTTCTAGAACAATCCCAAGAAATATTTGAAGAAGAAGAGATGGAATACGTAGAATTGCAAGATTCAGAAGAACAACAATATAATAAAGAATTAAGATATTTAGATGAACCTAATCAGTCATCAATTTATTCTGAAATTGATGAAGATGTAGTAAACTATAGTGAATCAAACTTTAAAAAAAGAACTGACGATTTTCAAGCTAAATTTTCATCTAAAAATACAAAGAATAAATCAAAAATTATAAGAGATGAAGAACCTATGGATGTCGAACCTTTAGAAGATTTAACGATAAATAATTCTCAAGATATGATATCTAATGATAACCAATTAATAGATATTGAAGATCCATGGTAA
- the psbX gene encoding photosystem II reaction center protein PsbX yields MAFHLLNLFLSAGTSSEAATSSAVGMIGSFLAAGALIVAPAAAALIWVSQKDALSR; encoded by the coding sequence ATGGCTTTTCATTTATTAAATTTGTTCCTAAGTGCTGGAACTTCTAGTGAAGCTGCTACAAGTTCTGCTGTTGGAATGATTGGGAGTTTTCTTGCGGCTGGAGCTTTGATAGTTGCACCTGCTGCTGCTGCGTTGATCTGGGTTAGCCAAAAAGATGCATTGAGTAGATAG
- the accC gene encoding acetyl-CoA carboxylase biotin carboxylase subunit → MPIGKLLIANRGEIALRILRSCREMGIATVAVYSTIDKNALHVQLADEAVCVGDSPSSKSYLNVPNILAAATSRGVDAIHPGYGFLAENDRFAEICGDHGLIFVGPSPHAIRSMGDKSTAKSTMQKVGVPTVPGSEGLLDSVSDASKLASEMGYPVMIKATAGGGGRGMRLVNHSDELENLFKAAQGEAEAAFGNPGLYMEKFIDRPRHVEVQILADRFGNVVHLGERDCSIQRRHQKLLEESPSPALDDHLRIRMGEAAVAAAKSINYEGAGTVEFLLDRNGSFYFMEMNTRIQVEHPVTELVTGMDLISEQLRIAGGEKLQYTQAEIKLEGHAIECRINAEDPSHNFRPSPGKITGWLPPGGPGVRVDSHVYTGYDIPPFYDSLIGKLIVWGKDREAALKRMERALSECAVTGITTTIDFHLKLLKRKEFIEGDVHTKFVEQEML, encoded by the coding sequence ATGCCCATAGGCAAACTGCTCATAGCTAATCGTGGCGAAATAGCTTTAAGAATTCTCCGAAGCTGTCGTGAGATGGGGATAGCTACGGTTGCTGTTTACAGTACTATTGATAAAAATGCATTACATGTTCAATTAGCTGATGAAGCTGTATGCGTTGGAGATTCACCTAGCAGTAAAAGTTATCTAAATGTCCCAAATATACTTGCTGCAGCAACATCAAGAGGAGTAGATGCTATTCATCCTGGTTATGGATTTTTAGCTGAGAATGATCGATTTGCAGAGATTTGCGGTGACCACGGTCTTATTTTTGTAGGCCCATCTCCTCATGCAATTCGTTCCATGGGTGATAAGTCGACAGCTAAATCGACTATGCAAAAGGTTGGAGTGCCTACTGTCCCAGGAAGTGAAGGTTTGCTAGATAGTGTTTCAGATGCATCCAAGCTTGCCTCTGAAATGGGTTATCCAGTAATGATTAAAGCAACTGCAGGAGGCGGTGGAAGAGGCATGCGTTTAGTTAATCATTCTGATGAATTGGAGAATCTTTTTAAAGCTGCGCAGGGGGAAGCAGAGGCTGCATTTGGCAACCCTGGCCTATATATGGAGAAATTTATTGATCGCCCAAGGCATGTAGAGGTTCAGATTCTTGCGGATCGATTTGGTAACGTTGTTCACCTCGGAGAACGAGATTGCTCGATTCAAAGACGGCATCAGAAATTGTTAGAGGAATCGCCAAGTCCAGCTTTAGATGATCACCTAAGAATAAGAATGGGAGAAGCGGCAGTTGCAGCAGCAAAAAGCATCAACTATGAAGGCGCTGGAACGGTGGAATTTCTTCTTGATAGGAACGGAAGTTTTTATTTTATGGAAATGAATACTCGAATACAGGTTGAACATCCTGTTACTGAGTTAGTTACCGGTATGGATTTAATTTCAGAACAATTACGTATTGCGGGAGGAGAAAAATTACAATATACACAAGCAGAGATCAAGCTTGAGGGACATGCAATTGAATGTAGAATTAACGCAGAAGATCCAAGTCACAACTTTCGACCTTCCCCAGGAAAAATCACAGGTTGGTTGCCTCCTGGTGGACCGGGCGTAAGGGTAGATAGCCATGTTTACACTGGATACGATATTCCTCCTTTTTATGATTCCTTAATAGGTAAATTAATTGTTTGGGGGAAAGATCGAGAAGCTGCACTAAAAAGGATGGAAAGAGCTTTAAGTGAATGTGCAGTCACAGGAATTACTACTACTATTGATTTTCATTTGAAATTACTTAAAAGAAAAGAATTTATAGAAGGCGATGTTCACACAAAATTTGTTGAACAAGAAATGTTGTAA
- a CDS encoding Ycf66 family protein, with protein MVNASLNWASIVGIVLAVCGAGLYFLRSFKPALARDYDVFFAAIGLLCGGILFFQGWRLDPILQFGQFLLAGTTVFFAYESVRLRGIATDQARRSSYFDDEPELPRSSRRGLSDADSDRNYDRFEESQPINRRFAGREDYQEEYSDDENYGRRPSRAAIPEQAVSRRPRNISSSEINSRGTERDRRMERFNSESSSDRASSFGDRRTSRQETRQGTRPSASGQTSSRRRNGAPPTQSSSSRLNSDNSTRASTGSKRPSKTNNNIEDAAFSSSEKGVRRASRRSPKNPGANPANQRPSSKSSYSSSTRKSRPRDNSSRFDD; from the coding sequence TTGGTCAATGCCAGTCTAAATTGGGCCAGCATTGTTGGCATAGTTCTTGCTGTATGCGGAGCTGGCTTATATTTCCTTAGATCTTTTAAGCCAGCATTGGCAAGGGATTATGACGTATTTTTTGCCGCTATAGGTTTACTGTGCGGCGGAATTTTGTTTTTTCAAGGGTGGCGTTTAGATCCAATTCTTCAGTTTGGACAGTTTTTGCTTGCTGGAACCACTGTCTTTTTCGCTTATGAAAGTGTTCGGCTTAGAGGTATTGCAACAGATCAAGCACGAAGATCTTCCTATTTTGATGATGAACCAGAATTGCCCAGATCTTCCAGACGAGGTTTGTCGGATGCAGACTCTGATAGGAATTATGATCGATTTGAGGAATCTCAACCTATCAATAGAAGATTTGCAGGTAGAGAAGATTATCAAGAAGAATATTCAGATGATGAAAATTATGGAAGACGACCATCTAGGGCGGCAATACCTGAGCAGGCTGTAAGTAGAAGGCCAAGAAATATTAGTTCTTCAGAAATCAATTCTCGAGGAACTGAGAGGGACAGGAGAATGGAACGATTTAATTCCGAATCTTCCTCAGATAGAGCATCAAGCTTTGGAGATAGGCGAACTAGTCGACAAGAAACTAGGCAAGGGACTCGTCCTTCAGCAAGTGGTCAAACATCAAGTCGAAGAAGAAATGGAGCGCCTCCTACTCAATCATCATCTTCAAGGCTAAATTCTGATAATTCAACTAGGGCTTCGACTGGATCTAAAAGGCCTTCCAAAACTAACAACAATATTGAAGATGCTGCTTTTTCTAGTTCTGAAAAAGGTGTCAGACGAGCTAGTAGAAGAAGTCCAAAAAATCCTGGTGCAAACCCTGCTAATCAAAGACCATCTTCTAAAAGTTCTTATTCATCATCGACAAGAAAGTCCAGACCAAGAGATAACAGTTCAAGATTTGATGATTAA
- a CDS encoding YggT family protein: MPLLVKSLPTLHFFMSFSIGALTLAFLLRIILTWYPKIDLRTGFWPIIFLPTEPILVLTRKIVAPIGGVDVTPIIWVGLLSLFRELFLGQQGLLTQIIF, translated from the coding sequence ATGCCTCTGTTAGTTAAAAGTCTTCCAACCCTACATTTTTTTATGAGTTTTTCAATAGGTGCGCTTACCTTGGCATTCCTTCTACGAATTATTTTGACATGGTATCCAAAAATAGATTTAAGAACTGGTTTTTGGCCAATTATCTTCTTGCCAACTGAGCCCATATTGGTGCTTACTCGAAAAATTGTTGCTCCGATAGGTGGAGTAGATGTTACTCCAATTATTTGGGTAGGTCTCTTAAGTCTCTTTCGCGAATTATTTCTTGGACAACAAGGATTATTAACTCAAATTATATTCTGA